The sequence CAATTCGAGGGATATTCGATGTCGTCAAATCAGATTCGCCACCCACAGCAGAGGAGCGCCCCTTCTGTGAGTCGTGCGCGTACTACGACTTCTGCTGGAGTTGCTGACCGATGAACGACAACTACCACATTTTCTCAGATGGTCGCGTCGAACGGCACAACGACACGGTTCGGCTGATCACCGAGGACGATGAGAAAAAGTATCTCCCAATAGAGAACGCAGAAGCGCTATTTCTCCATGGACAGATCGATTTCAACACCCGGTTGATATCGTTTCTCGATGATCACGGAGTCGCGATGCACGTGTTCGGATGGAACGATTACTACGCTGGATCGGTGATGCCCGAGCGCGGCCAGACATCTGGACAAACAGTCGTCAAACAGGTTCGTGCATACGATGACCCCGATCACCGTCTCGATATCGCGACTGAGTTCGTTTCCGGAAGCATTCATAATATGCGAGCGAACGTTGCCTACTACGACAATCGAGGCTTCGACTTTGCTGAGGCACTCGGGGACCTTGGTCATCGACGAGAAGAGATCTCCTCAGTGGATGCGATTGATGAAGCGATGGGAGTAGAAGCGGGTGCCCGCCGAGCCTATTATGCGACATTCGACGAGATACTGCCTGACGGATTCGTTTTCAACGGCCGCAAATACAATCCACCAAACAACAAAGTGAACAGCCTGATCTCATTCGGAAATAGTTTGGTGTATGCGAGCGTCGTCTCGGCAATCAGGGCGACGGCACTCGACCCGACGATTAGCTACCTTCACGAACCGGGTGAGCGTCGTTACTCACTTGCCCTTGACATCGCGGATCTATTCAAGCCGTTATTGACGGATCGGGTGCTCTTCCGACTCGTTAACCGCGGGCAGTTGAGCGCCGATGACTTCGATACGGAGCTGAATTCTTGCTTGCTCACGGAATCAGGCAGGAAGACCTACTCGAAAGAGTTCGAGAAAACCCTCGAGGAAACGATCGAACATCCGAACCTGAACCGGAAAGTGAGCTATCAGTATCTGCTTCGACTGGAGGCCTACAAACTCAAAAAGCATCTCTTGACCGGTGAAGCATACGAGCCGTTCGAACGGTGGTGGTGAGATGGTTTACGTTGTGGTCGTTTACGACGTTCAGGCCCATCGCACACAGAAATTTTTGAAATTCTTGCGGCAGTATCTCGTTCACGTTCAGAATTCCGTTTTCGAAGGAGAGGTAACTGAAGGGGACATAGAAGAAATCAAGCATCGACTCGAATCGATGCTTGAAGATGAGGAGTCGGTAATACTCTATCGGATGGCCTCAGAGAAATACGTTACTCGGACGGTGTACGGTACCGATCCAGCTGCGGATGACCAATTCTTGTAATTTGTTCATCGACCCCCGGGGTTTTGGCGGCTACTGCGGGTCGACGAAATAACTAAATGCTAACCGCGTATATTACGCGCTGTATGGCCGAAATCGGCCATGGTTCCAGACGGACCCTTGAGGGGTTGAAGCACCAACACCTGGACGTCCTGATTGAGTGGAAAAATAGTTCCAGACGGACCCTTGAGGGGTTGAAGCCCATGCCGGATTGTTCATTATCCACCACTGCCCTAGTTCCAGACGGACCCTTGAGGGGTTGAAGCGTTCAACAGCGATGGAACGAAGGGACGCATCCGGTTCCAGACGGACCCTTGAGGGGTTGAAGCGGTTTCAGAAAATGGCTCCTATCTAGCTCAATGCGGGTTCCAGACGGACCCTTGAGGGGTTGAAGCACGGTGCGTGCGGTCTGGAATGAGGTACTATTTGCAGGTTCCAGACGGACCCTTGAGGGGTTGAAGCAGCCCAAACATATCGAGGATGCATGAAAAATCGGCGGTTCCAGACGGACCCTTGAGGGGTTGAAGCGTCCGGTACGCGGATACCCGAGCAAAGAACCGGGCGGTTCCAGACGGACCCTTGAGGGGTTGAAGCCTGACGCACCTCGGGGATAAGGTCCCGGACGGTCGAAGCCGAGTTCCAGACGGACCCTTGAGGGGTTGAAGCAGGTGATCGTACTTGACCTCGTGTTCGTCGGAGCAGGTTCCAGACGGACCCTTGAGGGGTTGAAGCCTTTGATGACGTTCACGTACTCGTCGTTCTTGTCCGTTCCAGACGGACCCTTGAGGGGTTGAAGCACGTCATCCGACCACGGGGACGCCTCGCGGTCCCCGTTCCAGACGGACCCTTGAGGGGTTGAAGCCGCGTTCTCACCCGTGCCAACCGCAAGATTTTTGGCGGTTCCAGACGGACCCTTGAGGGGTTGAAGCCAACTCTTGCTCCAACTCCAACTCTTGATCCAACCGCGTTCCAGACGGACCCTTGAGGGGTTGAAGCACCACGCGTTAGCCTAACGGTCATAATGCCTGCAGGGTTCCAGACGGACCCTTGAGGGGTTGAAGCTCGGGGTACAGCCGCCGCAGCGCTGTCTCCGAGTAGGTTCCAGACGGACCCTTGAGGGGTTGAAGCGAGGACGAGGGAGAGACGTACAACTGCGGCGATTGTGGTTCCAGACGGACCCTTGAGGGGTTGAAGCGGCTGGCAAGCGCCCTACCAGGCCCAAGAGCGGTTCGTTCCAGACGGACCCTTGAGGGGTTGAAGCTTCACGCTCGCCGCCACCTGAGGAAATCTACGAATGTTCCAGACGGACCCTTGAGGGGTTGAAGCCGCATTGTCTAGCATCCAGCAACAGCAGGCGGAGGAAGTTCCAGACGGACCCTTGAGGGGTTGAAGCATACCAGATTATCAGGTTGTCAACGAAATCGGGCGCGTTCCAGACGGACCCTTGAGGGGTTGAAGCTGCGTCAGAACAGAAGGTCTACGATGGGTCGGTGTGGTTCCAGACGGACCCTTGAGGGGTTGAAGCCGACCCCGCACGACCACAATCTTACTTACTAACATGGGTTCCAGACGGACCCTTGAGGGGTTGAAGCGAGGGTGAGACGGTCGAGGTTCCGACGACCTTCGAGTTCCAGACGGACCCTTGAGGGGTTGAAGCCTTGAGCCGTTCCATCATCGGAATCACCCGAACCGCGTTCCAGACGGACCCTTGAGGGGTTGAAGCTTGGTCCCTTCGATCGTTCGCAACGTACTCGAACCTAGTTCCAGACGGACCCTTGAGGGGTTGAAGCCTGGTTTACGCCACCGTCGACGATCGGAGCATCCTCGTTCCAGACGGACCCTTGAGGGGTTGAAGCGGTCGGCGTCGTAGCCGAAGGCGATTATCTCCGTGCGTTCCAGACGGACCCTTGAGGGGTTGAAGCGGTCGCTTCGCGGGTCGTCGCTGACGGTCGTCGACGTTCCAGACGGACCCTTGAGGGGTTGAAGCGCAGGGGGCGGAAACCTACCGCGAAAAGATTAGCGAGTTCCAGACGGACCCTTGAGGGGTTGAAGCGAAGCCGAGAGCGTCACGCCCGAAGCCGTCGTGGACGTGGTTCCAGACGGACCCTTGAGGGGTTGAAGCGTCAACGGGCACGATCGCGTAGCGGCCCGGCTCCGGGTTCCAGACGGACCCTTGAGGGGTTGAAGCATCTATTTGCCTTTGTGAAACGGCGATTGCGGCCCCCGTTCCAGACGGACCCTTGAGGGGTTGAAGCTTTCGGCACGGCTTCATCATCGTTGGCCTCCACCATTGTTCCAGACGGACCCTTGAGGGGTTGAAGCCCCCATGAGGCGGCGGCCACGCCAAGATTGAATCCGTTCCAGACGGACCCTTGAGGGGTTGAAGCAGTTCAGCCCAAACCGTTCAAGCATTGACTACACGCGGTTCCAGACGGACCCTTGAGGGGTTGAAGCGGCTTGCCACGAATGCGGTGGTGAGGTTTTAGCGGGTTCCAGACGGACCCTTGAGGGGTTGAAGCCTGCAGCAAGCAGGTGTTGGCTTCGATGTTAAAGCGGGTTCCAGACGGACCCTTGAGGGGTTGAAGCGTCAGTCGGTCGCTGGTTGCCGTCGGACATTGCGTATGTTCCAGACGGACCCTTGAGGGGTTGAAGCGAAATGACTGACGAACAACTCGCCCGCGACGACGAGTTCCAGACGGACCCTTGAGGGGTTGAAGCGCAATCAACTGGTGGTATCCCAATAAGCGAGCGTGGGTTCCAGACGGACCCTTGAGGGGTTGAAGCTTGGAGTGACGAAGGCCAAGACCCATTCGGCGGAGTTCCAGACGGACCCTTGAGGGGTTGAAGCCGCACCTGCGACCGCCGCTAGGGCGAGGATGGCGGTGTGTTCCAGACGGACCCCTGAGGGGTTGAAGCGACGCATCGACATCCTGATCCGTGTTGTCGTCCGCGTTCCAGACGGACCCTTGAGGGGTTGAAGCGTATGAAATTTTACATCGCTGATTCGTCCGGTGATGTGGTTCCAGACGGACCCTTGAGGGGTTGAAGCTCCGTAAAACTGCACCGTAACGTTGATCGGCTCGGGTTCCAGACGGACCCTTGAGGGGTTGAAGCCTGAGACGCTTCACGGCCACCTTCACCCATTTAGAGTTCCAGACGGACCCTTGAGGGGTTGAAGCGCCAAGTCGGCGTGGTCCCCCGTCTCACCAACCGTCGTTCCAGACGGACCCTTGAGGGGTTGAAGCGCTGAAGGTTACGCTCAGGGAAAGGAGGATCATCATAGTTCCAGACGGACCCTTGAGGGGTTGAAGCTTGAGTCCATCCGCCGATGCATCGACTTCGTTATCGGTTCCAGACGGACCCTTGAGGGGTTGAAGCTGGATATGACCGTTACAGACGCCCGCGAGGTGCAACGTTCCAGACGGACCCTTGAGGGGTTGAAGCGTGATTTCGATCTCCGAGTCGAGGGGGTCCTCGAGTTCCAGACGGACCCTTGAGGGGTTGAAGCAGCGAGCGCTACAACGTCAGCAAGACCTACGCGAGTTCCAGACGGACCCTTGAGGGGTTGAAGCTGGCCGGGCTGTTCGGGCGTGAATTGACCGACGAGTTCCAGACGGACCCTTGAGGGGTTGAAGCCCACGTGCGTCCGTGGTCATGTCCTTTCTTGGGCTATGGTTCCAGACGGACCCTTGAGGGGTTGAAGCATCAATCAGGCGAAGCGAATTGCACCGAAAGGTGTGTTCCAGACGGACCCTTGAGGGGTTGAAGCGTCAAATGACGGACTTCAGTGCATCCAATCCTCGGTTTCAGATTTAGCTTGAAGATGTAAAGAATGACGCCGTGCGAAGCGATACACGATCCTCGTCATTCTATCCCAGATATGCTCCCAAACCCAACACCCCAGATCAGTACCTGGAGAGATCGGTATCCGCCGTGTGCGGACGTGGTCGATCGGGCGGTTGGGGATTTGGCGGATCGAGCCCCGAGGCGTCTTCGATTTCGCGCCACACGATTCCCGATTGCCGGATCGTGAAGAGCACCTCCTCGTCGTCTTTCTTCCGCATGATTCCGGCCAGCGACCAGCTGGGATTGTCTACCTCGATCGGGGATACATCCGACTCTGTGGTCGCATGGAGGTCGGGATCGAAATCCGGATTTGGCCGCACCACCTCCGGGTCGGGGTCGTCGTGTGCGCGTTCGCGCTCACGCGTGATCATCTCGTTCGCGCCGTTCGAGAAGCGCACAACTTGCGTGCCGGTCGCCCAGACCGCCGCGCGGAAGATCAGCTCGGCGATGTCCCGCTCGAACAGCGGTTCACCATACGAGCCGATATACGCACCCACGTAGGAGCCAAGATTCCCGATGGCGTCGACGTCCGCCGCATTCGGGTCGATGCGTTTCACGGAGATGGGGCGGTCGTCCTCGTTAGGACTGTAGTAGTCGTGGGCATCGCGATGGGCGATCGAGCATTGTCGGAGATGCGCGTCGACGACTGAATGGAAATCGGACTCCTCGATCGCCCCGTCGACGAAGACCGCGCAGTGGACGTGCCCGTACCCGCTCTTGTGGCGCTCGACGACCAGCGCGTACTCCCAGTCTCTGCCGTTGAGAACCTCCCGGAGTGTGTGGTAGACGCCGCGCCCTCGGTCGGGCCGCCAGCTCTCAACGACGTCCCGCATATGATCGGAGGGACTGCGCCACCCGCCGTTGCCGTTGCGAGAAGAGCCCGAGAAGGTCAGCATCACTGAATATGGGTTCTCGTATTCCGCGACGACCTGTCGCTCGAAGGCTTTCAGGCGCGCGTAATAGGTGTCCCCATAGCTCGGCTGGTGACTGTTCTCCATCTCGGTTGTAACCTCCTCACCCTCTGGGCTCTCGAAAACGAGGTAGCTATCCCGATAGCCGTTGTACCACTGGAGGAACTCGTTGAAAACGGCCGACCAGGTCTTCGCCCGGTAGCCATCTTCGGAGCCGCCCCGCTCGAGCGAACACTCCTCGCGGACCTTCGTGCCGCCGCGGACGGAGATGGGTCTGCTCGCCCGATTGGGCATCTCTTCGATGAACCGATCGACGAGTTCGTTTTTCCGCCGCCACCAGTGTTGCGGTGATTCGGATTCCGCCGACTCAGCCGCTGTATCCCCCGGTGTACAGTTAGTCTTGGAAGGCCGAGAGCGATTTTCGGGGGCGTCGAGTTTGGACGAGCCGACAGCTGACGCTGCTGTCGTGTGCCGACCACCGTTCATTGGGTGGCTGCCGACTGCCGTCGGGATACCCCCTCACCCTCCGGGTTCGGGGGTGTGCGCTCGGGCTTCCGGGTCGGGGACCCATGGAAGGGTCCCCGCTTCCGGCCGGTCGGCGCAGGCGCGCCCTCGGAGCGCTCGGGCGCGCTCGCGAGGCGATGAACTGCGCCTCCCGGTCCCTCGCTTGCGGTGGTCTGCGTGGATGCGAGATCGGGTACTCGGTGGCACTTTCGACACTCCTGCTCGCGGGTCCATGGGTCGCGTGCGTGGTTGATGCACGTCTCTCGGCAGTGCCGGCAGGCGTAGTGACGGAACTCCGACCAGACCGTCATCGCCGCGCCTCCTCGAGGGCGACGAGATCACTCGCCGGGACGAACTCATTCGGTGGAAATGGCCACGCGTGACGACGCTCTCGCTCCCGTCGCAATCGAGCTCTGCGAACTCCAACTCGACATTGGCGAGACTGCTGGGAGCCGATCACGCCCACCACCTCTGAACGGTCGACTGCCCGGAAGAGCGGTGAGGCTCTTCATGCCCCTTTTTTAAACCTGGCTCTGAACAAAATATTAGGAGCCGCGGGGGGGATTCGAACCCCCGACCAGTCGATTACAAATCGACTGCTCTGGCCAGGCTGAGCTACCGCGGCCCAGCGCCGGCTATGATGCCGGAAGCCTAAGTTGTGACGGTTCGGGCGACGAATCGATCGGGATGACGAGGTGTGGTCCGGAAACGGGTCGGAAACGACGATGAACCGTGTCACGTCCTGAACCGTCCCCGTTGCCACGATCGGGGCCGGTTCGGAAGGATCGGAAGGGTCGCTGGGACGCTTTACGGGATGGCTCCCCTCCGATTCGGTATGTCGCGTTCCGCATCCCAATCGACGCCCTTGCCGGAGTTGCCCCGTCTCTCGCCCGGCGTCTGGCTTCTCGAGACGACGGGTCACGACCTCGCCTCGCTGCACACGCTCGTCGTCGACCACCTCCTGCTTGGAGACGGCTCCGCCGTCTGGATCGACGCCGGGGAGCGGGGACGCTCCCAGCTCCTTCGAGAGATTGCCCCCGACCCGCGCGTCCTCGACCGGATTCGCATCGCGCGAGGATTCACGGCCTTCCAGCACGCGGCCCTCGTCGAGACCGCCGCCGACGTGGTGGACGGGACGGTCGGCCTGGTCGTGGCGCCTGCCGTCGACTTCCCGTACCGCGACGAGGAGGGTCGCGGTGTGGCCCCCAGGAAGCTGCTGCTCCGCACGATCGCCCGCCTCGCCCGCTTCGCCCGCGACCAGTCGATTCCCGTTCTCCTCACGCGAACGGGAGCGAACGGGCT is a genomic window of Halanaeroarchaeum sulfurireducens containing:
- the cas1b gene encoding type I-B CRISPR-associated endonuclease Cas1b, translating into MNDNYHIFSDGRVERHNDTVRLITEDDEKKYLPIENAEALFLHGQIDFNTRLISFLDDHGVAMHVFGWNDYYAGSVMPERGQTSGQTVVKQVRAYDDPDHRLDIATEFVSGSIHNMRANVAYYDNRGFDFAEALGDLGHRREEISSVDAIDEAMGVEAGARRAYYATFDEILPDGFVFNGRKYNPPNNKVNSLISFGNSLVYASVVSAIRATALDPTISYLHEPGERRYSLALDIADLFKPLLTDRVLFRLVNRGQLSADDFDTELNSCLLTESGRKTYSKEFEKTLEETIEHPNLNRKVSYQYLLRLEAYKLKKHLLTGEAYEPFERWW
- the cas2 gene encoding CRISPR-associated endonuclease Cas2, coding for MVYVVVVYDVQAHRTQKFLKFLRQYLVHVQNSVFEGEVTEGDIEEIKHRLESMLEDEESVILYRMASEKYVTRTVYGTDPAADDQFL
- a CDS encoding replication protein, with product MPNRASRPISVRGGTKVREECSLERGGSEDGYRAKTWSAVFNEFLQWYNGYRDSYLVFESPEGEEVTTEMENSHQPSYGDTYYARLKAFERQVVAEYENPYSVMLTFSGSSRNGNGGWRSPSDHMRDVVESWRPDRGRGVYHTLREVLNGRDWEYALVVERHKSGYGHVHCAVFVDGAIEESDFHSVVDAHLRQCSIAHRDAHDYYSPNEDDRPISVKRIDPNAADVDAIGNLGSYVGAYIGSYGEPLFERDIAELIFRAAVWATGTQVVRFSNGANEMITRERERAHDDPDPEVVRPNPDFDPDLHATTESDVSPIEVDNPSWSLAGIMRKKDDEEVLFTIRQSGIVWREIEDASGLDPPNPQPPDRPRPHTADTDLSRY
- a CDS encoding P-loop NTPase family protein, whose translation is MSRSASQSTPLPELPRLSPGVWLLETTGHDLASLHTLVVDHLLLGDGSAVWIDAGERGRSQLLREIAPDPRVLDRIRIARGFTAFQHAALVETAADVVDGTVGLVVAPAVDFPYRDEEGRGVAPRKLLLRTIARLARFARDQSIPVLLTRTGANGLGKPVASVAGDTITVERTRFGPRFESDAFETLVYPARRGHAQTTLAFWRRVLAARQPLYASAPGSTDPSPGSREGVLSDGAH